The sequence TGCGGACAGCCAGCTGCAGGTGACGGGGGATGATCCTGGTCTTCTTGTTGTCGCGGGCAGCGTTTCCAGCCAACTCCAGGATCTCAGCGGTCAGGTACTCCAGCACCGCCGCCAGGTACACCGGGGCTCCGGCACCGACACGCTGAGCATAGTTACCCTTTCTCAGCAGCCTGTGGACTCTGCCGACCGGGAACTGAAGCCCGGCCCGGGAGGAGCGGGACTTCGCCTTAGCTCTGGCCTTACCGGCACCCTTACCACGTCCAGACATCTTCTTACTCTTAGCTTAGAAAACTCAGAGAATAACTCCAAACACGTCACAACTACGTTATATGGCTACACAGCTGCTCGCTCATTGGTCATTATGAGCGTAACTGTGGTTGCCCAATCAGAAACGAGAGGATCAAATTCCGCTTTAAGTAAGATTTCCGCTCAGGATTTTCACAATAAAGTaatgacaaataaatcaataataaaagtgagCGATAAACCATACTTTAAATAGTTCATTGTGAattacaacaacatcaacacaatgacaac is a genomic window of Thunnus albacares chromosome 23, fThuAlb1.1, whole genome shotgun sequence containing:
- the LOC122975261 gene encoding late histone H2A.L3 gives rise to the protein MSGRGKGAGKARAKAKSRSSRAGLQFPVGRVHRLLRKGNYAQRVGAGAPVYLAAVLEYLTAEILELAGNAARDNKKTRIIPRHLQLAVRNDEELNKLLGGVTIAQGGVLPNIQAVLLPKKTEKPAKK